A window of Juglans regia cultivar Chandler chromosome 7, Walnut 2.0, whole genome shotgun sequence contains these coding sequences:
- the LOC109005464 gene encoding protein ENHANCED DISEASE RESISTANCE 2-like isoform X3 — MASADCKSELEWVERVRSGGAVPLLEPDNCPNGWACPPGDNFMVRGPDYFSTRVKIPAGEYLLKPIGFDWIKSSAKIGEVLNHPSSQVRKVIEDEFPDGDKPFVWAFNLQVPSKDNYSAVAYFATKDPIPEGSLMDLFLKGDDGFRNSRLKLIANIVKGPWIVRKAVGEQAICIIGRALSCKYYLADNFIEVDVDIGSSMVASAIVHLAFGYITTLTVDLAFLIESQTQSELPERILGAIRFSELNPTSALPIEPSSHINAANLQSSLPTRLWKSIGQGFTHILNPSAQESDSTGSLHVNGNVDHEGGIKDAKKCR, encoded by the exons ATGGCTAGTGCTGATTGCAAGAGTGAGCTGGAATGGGTTGAGAGAGTGAGATCAGGGGGAGCTGTACCACTTCTTGAGCCTGATAACTGTCCGAATGGTTGGGCTTGCCCACCTGGAGACAATTTCATGGTCAGAGGTCCGGATTACTTTTCAACAAGAGTGAAAATTCCTGCTGGTGAATATCTTCTAAAGCCTATTGGCTTTGATTGGATTAAAAGCTCAGCAAAGATTGGGGAGGTCTTGAATCATCCAAGCAGCCAAGTTAGAAAAGTTATTGAGGATGAGTTTCCTGATGGAGATAAGCCTTTTGTTTGGGCTTTCAATCTTCAAGTCCCAAGCAAGGATAATTATAGTGCAGTGGCATATTTTGCGACAAAAGACCCTATTCCAGAGGGGTCTCTGATGGACTTGTTCTTGAAAGGTGATGATGGGTTCAGGAATTCCAGACTTAAGTTAATAGCCAACATTGTCAAGGGTCCTTGGATTGTGAGAAAAGCAGTTGGGGAGCAGGCTATATGCATAATTGGGCGTGCTCTTTCCTGTAAATACTATTTAGCAGATAATTTCATAGAAGTTGATGTGGATATTGGGTCCTCCATGGTTGCAAGTGCCATAGTTCATTTGGCGTTTGGTTACATCACAACACTTACTGTCGACCTTGCATTTCTCATTGAAAGCCAAACACAATCAGAGCTCCCAGAAAGAATATTAGGTGCTATAAGATTCTCCGAGCTGAACCCCACTTCTGCTCTGCCAATTGAACCATCATCTCATATAAATGCTGCCAATTTGCAGTCTTCTCTGCCGACACGATTATGGAAGTCAATTGGGCAGGGTTTTACACATATTCTTAATCCTAGTGCACAAGAGAGTGATTCAACTGGCTCATTACATGTTAATGGGAATGTTGATCATGAAGGTGGTATCAAAGATGCTAAGAAATG CAGATAG
- the LOC109005464 gene encoding protein ENHANCED DISEASE RESISTANCE 2-like isoform X4 — MASADCKSELEWVERVRSGGAVPLLEPDNCPNGWACPPGDNFMVRGPDYFSTRVKIPAGEYLLKPIGFDWIKSSAKIGEVLNHPSSQVRKVIEDEFPDGDKPFVWAFNLQVPSKDNYSAVAYFATKDPIPEGSLMDLFLKGDDGFRNSRLKLIANIVKGPWIVRKAVGEQAICIIGRALSCKYYLADNFIEVDVDIGSSMVASAIVHLAFGYITTLTVDLAFLIESQTQSELPERILGAIRFSELNPTSALPIEPSSHINAANLQSSLPTRLWKSIGQGFTHILNPSAQESDSTGSLHVNGNVDHEGGIKDAKK; from the exons ATGGCTAGTGCTGATTGCAAGAGTGAGCTGGAATGGGTTGAGAGAGTGAGATCAGGGGGAGCTGTACCACTTCTTGAGCCTGATAACTGTCCGAATGGTTGGGCTTGCCCACCTGGAGACAATTTCATGGTCAGAGGTCCGGATTACTTTTCAACAAGAGTGAAAATTCCTGCTGGTGAATATCTTCTAAAGCCTATTGGCTTTGATTGGATTAAAAGCTCAGCAAAGATTGGGGAGGTCTTGAATCATCCAAGCAGCCAAGTTAGAAAAGTTATTGAGGATGAGTTTCCTGATGGAGATAAGCCTTTTGTTTGGGCTTTCAATCTTCAAGTCCCAAGCAAGGATAATTATAGTGCAGTGGCATATTTTGCGACAAAAGACCCTATTCCAGAGGGGTCTCTGATGGACTTGTTCTTGAAAGGTGATGATGGGTTCAGGAATTCCAGACTTAAGTTAATAGCCAACATTGTCAAGGGTCCTTGGATTGTGAGAAAAGCAGTTGGGGAGCAGGCTATATGCATAATTGGGCGTGCTCTTTCCTGTAAATACTATTTAGCAGATAATTTCATAGAAGTTGATGTGGATATTGGGTCCTCCATGGTTGCAAGTGCCATAGTTCATTTGGCGTTTGGTTACATCACAACACTTACTGTCGACCTTGCATTTCTCATTGAAAGCCAAACACAATCAGAGCTCCCAGAAAGAATATTAGGTGCTATAAGATTCTCCGAGCTGAACCCCACTTCTGCTCTGCCAATTGAACCATCATCTCATATAAATGCTGCCAATTTGCAGTCTTCTCTGCCGACACGATTATGGAAGTCAATTGGGCAGGGTTTTACACATATTCTTAATCCTAGTGCACAAGAGAGTGATTCAACTGGCTCATTACATGTTAATGGGAATGTTGATCATGAAGGTGGTATCAAAGATGCTAAGAAATG A
- the LOC109005464 gene encoding protein ENHANCED DISEASE RESISTANCE 2-like isoform X1 produces the protein MASADCKSELEWVERVRSGGAVPLLEPDNCPNGWACPPGDNFMVRGPDYFSTRVKIPAGEYLLKPIGFDWIKSSAKIGEVLNHPSSQVRKVIEDEFPDGDKPFVWAFNLQVPSKDNYSAVAYFATKDPIPEGSLMDLFLKGDDGFRNSRLKLIANIVKGPWIVRKAVGEQAICIIGRALSCKYYLADNFIEVDVDIGSSMVASAIVHLAFGYITTLTVDLAFLIESQTQSELPERILGAIRFSELNPTSALPIEPSSHINAANLQSSLPTRLWKSIGQGFTHILNPSAQESDSTGSLHVNGNVDHEGGIKDAKKCENYPSRPNISRGD, from the exons ATGGCTAGTGCTGATTGCAAGAGTGAGCTGGAATGGGTTGAGAGAGTGAGATCAGGGGGAGCTGTACCACTTCTTGAGCCTGATAACTGTCCGAATGGTTGGGCTTGCCCACCTGGAGACAATTTCATGGTCAGAGGTCCGGATTACTTTTCAACAAGAGTGAAAATTCCTGCTGGTGAATATCTTCTAAAGCCTATTGGCTTTGATTGGATTAAAAGCTCAGCAAAGATTGGGGAGGTCTTGAATCATCCAAGCAGCCAAGTTAGAAAAGTTATTGAGGATGAGTTTCCTGATGGAGATAAGCCTTTTGTTTGGGCTTTCAATCTTCAAGTCCCAAGCAAGGATAATTATAGTGCAGTGGCATATTTTGCGACAAAAGACCCTATTCCAGAGGGGTCTCTGATGGACTTGTTCTTGAAAGGTGATGATGGGTTCAGGAATTCCAGACTTAAGTTAATAGCCAACATTGTCAAGGGTCCTTGGATTGTGAGAAAAGCAGTTGGGGAGCAGGCTATATGCATAATTGGGCGTGCTCTTTCCTGTAAATACTATTTAGCAGATAATTTCATAGAAGTTGATGTGGATATTGGGTCCTCCATGGTTGCAAGTGCCATAGTTCATTTGGCGTTTGGTTACATCACAACACTTACTGTCGACCTTGCATTTCTCATTGAAAGCCAAACACAATCAGAGCTCCCAGAAAGAATATTAGGTGCTATAAGATTCTCCGAGCTGAACCCCACTTCTGCTCTGCCAATTGAACCATCATCTCATATAAATGCTGCCAATTTGCAGTCTTCTCTGCCGACACGATTATGGAAGTCAATTGGGCAGGGTTTTACACATATTCTTAATCCTAGTGCACAAGAGAGTGATTCAACTGGCTCATTACATGTTAATGGGAATGTTGATCATGAAGGTGGTATCAAAGATGCTAAGAAATG TGAAAATTACCCTTCCAGGCCAAATATTTCTAGGGGTGATTGA
- the LOC109005464 gene encoding protein ENHANCED DISEASE RESISTANCE 2-like isoform X2 — MASADCKSELEWVERVRSGGAVPLLEPDNCPNGWACPPGDNFMVRGPDYFSTRVKIPAGEYLLKPIGFDWIKSSAKIGEVLNHPSSQVRKVIEDEFPDGDKPFVWAFNLQVPSKDNYSAVAYFATKDPIPEGSLMDLFLKGDDGFRNSRLKLIANIVKGPWIVRKAVGEQAICIIGRALSCKYYLADNFIEVDVDIGSSMVASAIVHLAFGYITTLTVDLAFLIESQTQSELPERILGAIRFSELNPTSALPIEPSSHINAANLQSSLPTRLWKSIGQGFTHILNPSAQESDSTGSLHVNGNVDHEGGIKDAKKWPNISRGD; from the exons ATGGCTAGTGCTGATTGCAAGAGTGAGCTGGAATGGGTTGAGAGAGTGAGATCAGGGGGAGCTGTACCACTTCTTGAGCCTGATAACTGTCCGAATGGTTGGGCTTGCCCACCTGGAGACAATTTCATGGTCAGAGGTCCGGATTACTTTTCAACAAGAGTGAAAATTCCTGCTGGTGAATATCTTCTAAAGCCTATTGGCTTTGATTGGATTAAAAGCTCAGCAAAGATTGGGGAGGTCTTGAATCATCCAAGCAGCCAAGTTAGAAAAGTTATTGAGGATGAGTTTCCTGATGGAGATAAGCCTTTTGTTTGGGCTTTCAATCTTCAAGTCCCAAGCAAGGATAATTATAGTGCAGTGGCATATTTTGCGACAAAAGACCCTATTCCAGAGGGGTCTCTGATGGACTTGTTCTTGAAAGGTGATGATGGGTTCAGGAATTCCAGACTTAAGTTAATAGCCAACATTGTCAAGGGTCCTTGGATTGTGAGAAAAGCAGTTGGGGAGCAGGCTATATGCATAATTGGGCGTGCTCTTTCCTGTAAATACTATTTAGCAGATAATTTCATAGAAGTTGATGTGGATATTGGGTCCTCCATGGTTGCAAGTGCCATAGTTCATTTGGCGTTTGGTTACATCACAACACTTACTGTCGACCTTGCATTTCTCATTGAAAGCCAAACACAATCAGAGCTCCCAGAAAGAATATTAGGTGCTATAAGATTCTCCGAGCTGAACCCCACTTCTGCTCTGCCAATTGAACCATCATCTCATATAAATGCTGCCAATTTGCAGTCTTCTCTGCCGACACGATTATGGAAGTCAATTGGGCAGGGTTTTACACATATTCTTAATCCTAGTGCACAAGAGAGTGATTCAACTGGCTCATTACATGTTAATGGGAATGTTGATCATGAAGGTGGTATCAAAGATGCTAAGAAATG GCCAAATATTTCTAGGGGTGATTGA